A segment of the Synechococcus sp. MEDNS5 genome:
CCACCAGGTCGATGCTGGCGTAGAGGTTTTCACTGCGTTCCTGGGCACGGATCACCGTTCCGTTGGCGAACACAGTCACCTCCGCTGTTTGCTGCGGGACCCGTGGATTCCGGGCCACGGAGAGATGCACATCCGCCTCTTTCACGAGATCGCCGAAATTGTGAATCGCCCTGTCGAGCTTGGTTTCGGTGTAGTCGCGCAGTGCAGGTGTCACATCCAAGTTGCGACCATGGATCAACAGCTTCATGGCATCCCTCCGGTGCCTCGTCCTATCGGCAACCTAGAGACGACGACCGATTCCGGAACAGGGTCTGCGGCATTTCTTTTCCAGCCGGCGCACCTGGTGCCTTTTGCACAGGCCTGGGCTTGGCAGCGCTGTTGGCAGGAGCGCTTGTTGAAAGAGTCTGAGGGCCTCGATTCTTCGCAGGCAGGAGCCGTTTGGCTGCTGCAGCATCCTCCCTGTTACACCCTGGGGCGTGGTGCATCGGAAGCTCACCTCCTCTTCGATCCTGAGCACCCCCCTGCCCCTCTGCACCGCATCGATCGCGGCGGGGAGGTCACCCATCACAGTCCCGGTCAACTTGTGATTTATCCGGTGCTGGATCTCCACCGCCACCGCATGGATCTGCATTGGTACTTGCGTCAGCTGGAGCATGTGGTGATCGATGTGCTGGCTGAGCTCGGTCTCAAAGGCGAGCGATTCCCCGGACTCACAGGGGTCTGGCTCGATCAGTGCAAGGTGGCGGCCATCGGTGTGGGGTGCAGGCGCTGGATCACCCAACACGGGGTTGCTCTAAATGTGTGTTGCGCCATGGAGGGGTTTGAGGCTGTTGTTCCCTGCGGCATCGCCGGGCGGGCCGTGGGACGTCTCAGCGATTGGATTCCCGGCTTGAGCGTCTCTGAGGTGCAACCCCTTGTTTGTGAGGCGTTGGCAGCACGGTTCGGCCTGCGCTGGAAGGACACTCCGAGCACGGCGATTGCCGAAGGTCGAGGTTGGTGATAGGGCTGGGCGACTGCGTTTCACTCCTGTGACTGCCACCGCACACGCTTCCTGGCGCCCAACCCCGCGCGAGCAGGCTGCCCTGGCCCGTCAGCAACACGTTCAGAGTTTTGGGCGTGTTGATCAACTCTGGCCGTGGCTCTCCGATCACCACGGCGAGGTGCTCGCCGTGGATGCTCCCCATGCAACCCATCCCGAGCGCTTCAGCTACAGGGAGCTGGCCGA
Coding sequences within it:
- the lipB gene encoding lipoyl(octanoyl) transferase LipB; its protein translation is MPRPIGNLETTTDSGTGSAAFLFQPAHLVPFAQAWAWQRCWQERLLKESEGLDSSQAGAVWLLQHPPCYTLGRGASEAHLLFDPEHPPAPLHRIDRGGEVTHHSPGQLVIYPVLDLHRHRMDLHWYLRQLEHVVIDVLAELGLKGERFPGLTGVWLDQCKVAAIGVGCRRWITQHGVALNVCCAMEGFEAVVPCGIAGRAVGRLSDWIPGLSVSEVQPLVCEALAARFGLRWKDTPSTAIAEGRGW